One stretch of Malus domestica chromosome 14, GDT2T_hap1 DNA includes these proteins:
- the LOC114820848 gene encoding ent-kaurenoic acid oxidase-like, with product MSISMGEWVTLVLGSFPLLGLLLWWWNELWYVLPLKLRHSPTGAKLPPGHMGLPFLGEIFTFHWYFKIVRRPDDFINAKRAKYGDGVGMYRTHLFGSPTIIACFPGINKFVFQSDETFILDWPNVDIVGASSIVAVHGKSHTKVRSYVVSVINRPDALRRISQLVQPRMVAALESWALKGRVKGYDEARKVTFENIGKLFVSLEPGPLLDTIDNLFTGLVTGIRAHPLNIPGSAYRHALQCRKKLEDIFRVELEKKKTLKEGVTNDLMDGLMQIKDDEGNKLSDQEVLDNIVSLVVAGYASTSLSTMWTLYYLAKYPDVLQKLCEENMAIHENKTGEFITYEDVLKMKYTNRVVEETIRLANIAAFVFRLATKEVEYKGYKIPKDWRVIVWVRYLHTNSENFDDPMCFNPDRWNEPAKPGTYQVFGGGSRICAGNLLVKIQLAVFLHHLSVGYKWKLVNPDAEMIYLPHPLPVDKVDITFNKI from the exons ATGAGTATTTCTATGGGAGAGTGGGTGACCTTGGTTTTGGGAAGTTTTCCATTGTTGGGGTTGCTATTGTGGTGGTGGAATGAGCTTTGGTATGTGCTTCCTCTCAAACTACGACATTCGCCTACCGGCGCTAAATTGCCGCCCGGCCACATGGGACTTCCATTCTTGGGTGAAATCTTCACCTTCCATTGGTACTTCAAAATTGTTCGTCGTCCTGACGACTTTATCAATGCTAAGCGGGCCAA GTACGGCGATGGAGTCGGAATGTATAGAACTCACCTCTTTGGATCACCGACCATCATAGCATGCTTCCCGGGAATCAACAAATTTGTGTTCCAATCAGATGAAACCTTCATCCTAGACTGGCCCAATGTTGATATTGTAGGTGCTAGTTCTATAGTGGCAGTTCATGGAAAGTCTCATACAAAAGTTAGAAGCTATGTTGTAAGCGTAATTAACCGTCCTGACGCTCTCCGTCGCATAAGCCAGCTTGTCCAACCCCGTATGGTGGCCGCGTTGGAGTCATGGGCTCTGAAGGGTAGAGTCAAAGGATATGATGAAGCCAGGAAG GTCACATTTGAAAATATTGGGAAACTATTCGTAAGTTTGGAGCCGGGGCCTCTCCTTGATAccattgataacttgtttactGGATTAGTCACTGGAATTAGGGCTCATCCACTGAACATTCCCGGATCGGCTTACCGCCATGCCCTTCAG TGTAGGAAAAAGCTTGAGGACATTTTCAGGGTGGAGCTAGAGAAgaaaaaaactctaaaggaaGGGGTGACAAATGATCTAATGGATGGGCTTATGCAGATTAAAGacgatgaaggcaataaattaAGTGACCAAGAGGTTCTAGATAACATTGTCAGCCTTGTTGTCGCTGGATATGCATCTACTTCGCTATCAACAATGTGGACTTTATATTATCTCGCAAAATACCCTGACGTCCTCCAAAAGCTTTGC GAAGAGAATATGGCTATACATGAGAACAAGACTGGGGAGTTTATCACGTATGAAGatgttttaaaaatgaaatatacAAACAGG GTGGTGGAAGAAACAATAAGATTGGCCAACATTGCAGCATTTGTTTTCCGATTGGCTACTAAGGAAGTTGAGTATAAAG GTTATAAAATACCCAAGGATTGGAGAGTGATTGTTTGGGTTCGATATCTCCACACAAATTCAGAGAATTTTGATGATCCCATGTGCTTCAACCCAGATAGATGGAAT GAACCAGCTAAGCCAGGAACATACCAAGTTTTTGGTGGTGGATCGAGAATATGTGCAGGAAACTTGCTTGTCAAGATACAACTTGCAGTATTTTTACATCATTTGTCTGTAGGATACAA GTGGAAATTGGTCAATCCAGATGCTGAAATGATTTATCTTCCACATCCATTACCAGTTGATAAGGTTGATATCACGTTCAACAAAATTTAG